A part of Aegilops tauschii subsp. strangulata cultivar AL8/78 chromosome 2, Aet v6.0, whole genome shotgun sequence genomic DNA contains:
- the LOC141040710 gene encoding uncharacterized protein, with protein sequence MAEEPSAKCPRGETSDQSTEVDDVQVPGQKHDYKVHLKEVDIHGKEKLDVVCTSNPDEADKMISRILKRVCDLYPQYIGVDVEYTREDDPPQRAAVLQLCMEELCLVYHITAATKWPKSLRPFLKEDRFYTFVGFSIEGDKEMLRSSGLEINPDKYIDIQRKWRVPFKGRKRYHSLADVAGSVIHPFYKQMKDKIDMVEDHKLWGINPLPNYLIEYAAIDAYATYESWKRIENIREGLESAKEAEKNYGGPYYGY encoded by the exons ATGGCGGAGGAACCATCTGCCAAGTGTCCCCGTGGTGAGACGTCCGACCAGAGCACCGAGGTTGACGACGTTCAGGTCCCCGGTCAGAAGCACGACTACAAAGTGCACCTCAAAGAGGTTGACATCCACGGCAAGGAAAAGCTGGATGTCGTATGCACCAGCAATCCTGACGAAGCCGACAAGATGATCAGCAGGATCCTGAAGAGGGTCTGCGACTTGTACCCTCAGTACATCGGCGTTGATGTCGAGTATACCAGGGAAGACGACCCTCCGCAGAGGGCAGCGGTTCTGCAATTATGCATGGAGGAACTCTGTCTGGTATACCACATCACCGCGGCAACAAAATG GCCCAAGAGCCTGCGCCCGTTCCTGAAGGAGGACAGGTTCTACACCTTTGTCGGCTTCAGTATTGAAGGTGACAAAGAGATGCTGCGGAGTTCTGGTTTGGAGATCAACCCCGACAAGTACATCGACATCCAGCGCAAATGGAGAGTTCCGTTCAAGGGAAGAAAGAGGTACCACTCTTTGGCTGACGTTGCAGGGAGTGTGATCCACCCATTCTACAAACAGATGAAGGATAAGATTGACATGGTTGAAGACCATAAACTATGGGGGATCAACCCACTGCCAAATTACCTCATCGAGTATGCAGCGATAGATGCGTACGCCACCTACGAGTCGTGGAAGAGAATTGAAAAC